A DNA window from Niabella yanshanensis contains the following coding sequences:
- a CDS encoding RagB/SusD family protein has translation MKRFFLKTVVVAIAAINLLTGCKKMFEKLPTNELEAEKAYENVFDADAAVMGIYGKFMGLAEQYIVLNELRGDLLNYTQNADKWLRQVSNHTVEADNPYADPRPFYELIINCNDVLYNMNLMYRDKKLSEMNYNERYSDIACLRSFLYLQLGIHYGDEVRYVTSPLATIEDATNPALFPKVPFDALLDSLIAFTEPIPYKAQYSSGSSLDIILDGYPTAAFFINKKVLLGDLYLWKGKFNMAATYYREAMEVATPQGATENGYSQYKMGWFGGSDPWTDNRVTFTSRAKEGDMNSLLYNSGWPTMFTATAASENYTREWVWALPFDNKFAPANPFIKLFSPVGGDYLLKPSKQVTDLWASQQIGPRGIPGAGAPYDPRGLYSVINISGQPVAMKFISKYLNRDSQLPVDVLVKNGDWYLFRQTQLVMRFAEAANRAGWHRLAYAFISNGIGGVFNNPENPNVPDKTPWQNTLTYPAPYNFDARNGEIPRYRGDWYRHMGVRSRAYIMPLEITATNVADSLIQVEDGLLQETALENAFEGTRWADLLRIARHRNDPSIIADRVYQKLLKDGDPNAGAARAKLMNREGWYLPFKLD, from the coding sequence ATGAAAAGATTTTTTTTAAAAACAGTAGTGGTGGCGATTGCGGCGATAAACCTGTTGACGGGCTGCAAGAAAATGTTCGAAAAGCTACCCACCAACGAGCTGGAAGCTGAAAAGGCCTATGAAAATGTGTTCGATGCGGACGCCGCGGTAATGGGTATTTACGGTAAATTTATGGGCCTTGCCGAGCAGTACATTGTGTTGAACGAACTGCGCGGCGACCTATTGAATTATACGCAGAATGCCGATAAATGGTTACGCCAGGTAAGTAATCATACGGTTGAGGCAGACAATCCTTATGCAGATCCCCGGCCTTTTTATGAGCTGATCATTAATTGTAATGATGTTTTGTACAACATGAACCTGATGTACCGCGACAAAAAGCTGAGTGAGATGAACTACAACGAGCGTTACTCCGATATTGCCTGCCTGCGCAGCTTTTTATACCTGCAGTTAGGCATTCATTATGGCGATGAAGTGCGTTACGTTACCAGCCCGCTGGCAACTATAGAAGACGCAACCAACCCCGCATTGTTTCCTAAAGTACCCTTCGATGCTTTGCTGGATTCACTGATCGCGTTTACCGAACCTATTCCTTACAAAGCGCAATATTCTTCCGGTTCGAGCCTTGACATCATATTGGATGGGTATCCTACTGCCGCATTCTTCATCAACAAAAAAGTATTGCTGGGTGATTTGTATTTATGGAAAGGTAAGTTTAACATGGCAGCGACTTATTACAGAGAAGCTATGGAGGTTGCAACACCCCAAGGTGCCACTGAGAATGGCTATTCTCAATATAAAATGGGTTGGTTTGGAGGTTCGGATCCCTGGACCGATAACCGGGTTACCTTTACTTCACGTGCCAAAGAGGGAGATATGAACTCTCTGTTGTATAATTCCGGATGGCCCACTATGTTCACAGCAACTGCCGCTAGCGAGAATTATACCCGGGAGTGGGTTTGGGCTCTGCCCTTTGACAATAAATTTGCACCTGCCAACCCTTTTATAAAACTGTTCTCTCCAGTGGGTGGCGATTATCTGTTAAAGCCCTCAAAACAGGTAACGGATCTTTGGGCCAGCCAGCAAATAGGCCCAAGGGGTATTCCCGGCGCCGGCGCTCCTTACGATCCCCGTGGACTGTATAGTGTTATTAATATAAGTGGCCAACCCGTTGCCATGAAGTTTATATCCAAATACCTCAACAGAGACAGCCAGTTGCCGGTAGATGTTTTAGTAAAGAACGGAGACTGGTACCTGTTTCGTCAGACGCAATTGGTGATGCGTTTTGCTGAAGCCGCTAACCGGGCAGGCTGGCATCGTTTGGCTTATGCATTCATTAGTAACGGAATTGGTGGGGTTTTCAATAATCCTGAGAATCCGAATGTTCCGGACAAAACTCCGTGGCAAAATACACTGACGTACCCCGCTCCTTACAATTTCGATGCAAGGAACGGAGAAATACCTCGGTATCGGGGAGACTGGTACCGTCATATGGGCGTAAGAAGCCGCGCTTATATAATGCCTTTAGAAATTACGGCTACCAATGTAGCAGATAGCTTAATACAGGTTGAAGACGGGCTACTACAGGAAACCGCTTTGGAAAATGCTTTTGAAGGCACCCGCTGGGCCGACCTGCTGCGCATTGCCCGTCACCGAAATGACCCGTCGATTATTGCTGATAGAGTGTATCAGAAATTATTAAAGGATGGCGATCCGAATGCGGGAGCCGCAAGAGCTAAGCTGATGAATAGGGAGGGATGGTATTTGCCGTTTAAACTGGATTAG
- a CDS encoding rhamnogalacturonidase, with protein sequence MMNKSIKLFVVLLMAFSAQLTAQDLFPDGTPIPDWFRKNELTDFKKLGKQYRITAYGVKADSNLVQTQAIQAVIDKAAAAGGGVIIIPKGVFLSGNLFFKPGTHLHLEEAATLKASDDISDFKVLTTRIEGETCKYFPALVNADGVNGFTISGKGTLNGNGLRYWKAFWLRRSWNPKCTNKDEMRPRLLYISNSKDVQVSGIRLINSPFWTSHYYKCENLKLLNLYIYAPAAPVKAPSSDAIDLDVCKNVLIKNCYMSVNDDAVALKGGKGPQADKDPENGGNFNVIIEDNVFGFCHGALTFGSESVHNRNIILRRIKIDHAQRLLWLKMRPDTPQLYEYVTVEDIKGSVTNMLYIQPWTQFFDLKGEKDIKMSYAHHITMKNLKLDCDNVFNVSNSEQYKLTNFSFKVWKVKAAKNPAIHQNYIDTFTLENVVVNGKNVQ encoded by the coding sequence ATGATGAATAAAAGTATAAAACTGTTTGTTGTATTATTAATGGCTTTTAGTGCTCAGCTAACAGCCCAGGACCTTTTTCCCGATGGTACGCCCATCCCTGACTGGTTCAGGAAAAATGAATTGACTGATTTTAAAAAACTAGGTAAGCAGTATCGAATTACTGCCTATGGTGTTAAAGCAGACAGCAACCTGGTGCAAACCCAGGCTATACAGGCGGTAATTGATAAAGCTGCCGCAGCCGGCGGCGGTGTTATCATTATTCCAAAGGGAGTTTTTTTAAGTGGCAACCTGTTTTTTAAACCAGGCACGCACCTGCACCTGGAAGAGGCCGCTACGCTGAAAGCCAGTGATGATATCAGTGATTTTAAAGTGTTGACTACTCGCATTGAAGGCGAAACCTGTAAATATTTCCCGGCGCTCGTTAATGCAGATGGTGTCAACGGATTTACTATTTCCGGCAAAGGAACGCTGAATGGCAATGGCCTGCGCTATTGGAAAGCATTCTGGTTGCGTCGTAGCTGGAATCCCAAATGCACCAATAAAGATGAAATGAGGCCGCGCCTTCTGTATATATCCAATAGTAAAGATGTACAGGTATCTGGCATACGGCTGATCAATTCTCCCTTCTGGACCTCTCACTATTACAAATGCGAAAACCTGAAATTGCTAAACCTTTACATCTATGCGCCTGCTGCACCGGTTAAAGCGCCGAGCTCCGATGCCATCGATTTAGATGTCTGCAAAAATGTATTGATCAAAAATTGCTACATGTCGGTGAATGATGATGCCGTAGCGCTAAAAGGTGGTAAAGGCCCGCAGGCAGATAAAGACCCTGAGAACGGTGGTAATTTTAATGTAATTATTGAAGACAATGTTTTTGGTTTCTGTCATGGCGCACTTACCTTCGGCAGCGAATCTGTTCATAACCGCAATATCATTTTACGTCGCATCAAAATAGATCACGCGCAAAGATTATTATGGTTGAAAATGCGCCCGGACACACCGCAGCTGTATGAATATGTAACGGTGGAGGATATCAAAGGTAGTGTAACCAATATGCTTTATATCCAGCCCTGGACTCAGTTCTTCGATCTGAAAGGGGAGAAGGATATCAAAATGTCTTACGCCCATCATATCACTATGAAGAACCTGAAGCTGGATTGTGATAATGTATTTAATGTGAGCAACTCAGAGCAATATAAACTGACCAATTTTTCATTTAAAGTTTGGAAGGTAAAAGCAGCTAAAAATCCTGCCATACACCAAAACTATATCGATACCTTCACCCTGGAAAATGTGGTGGTGAACGGCAAAAATGTTCAGTAA
- a CDS encoding methylated-DNA--[protein]-cysteine S-methyltransferase, translating to MDTQANINFKRIADAIDYIKANFKSQPNLDEVAKSIHLSPAHFQRLFTEWAGTSPKKFLQYISIEHAKKMLQQDQVSLFDAAFETGLSSTSRLHDLFVNIEGMTPAEYKNGGKSLHILYSFAESPFGPLIVASTPKGVCYMAFENDEEKALRDLVAKFPNAVFERKLDLLQQNALFIFQDDWSKLSQVKLHLKGTAFQIKVWESLLKIPMGRLSTYGSLAAAMGSPNASRAVGTAIGSNPVAFLIPCHRVIQSTGTFGGYMWGPTRKAAIIGWEGAHTQSNIATL from the coding sequence ATGGACACACAGGCTAATATCAACTTTAAAAGAATAGCGGACGCAATCGATTATATTAAGGCCAATTTCAAGTCGCAACCTAATTTGGATGAAGTCGCAAAAAGTATCCACTTAAGTCCGGCGCATTTTCAAAGGCTGTTTACAGAATGGGCGGGCACCAGTCCGAAAAAGTTCTTACAATATATCAGTATTGAGCATGCCAAGAAAATGCTTCAACAAGACCAGGTAAGTTTGTTCGACGCAGCCTTCGAAACGGGGTTGTCCAGCACCAGCCGCTTACACGATCTTTTTGTGAATATAGAAGGGATGACACCTGCTGAATATAAAAACGGTGGAAAGAGTCTGCACATCTTGTACAGTTTTGCAGAAAGCCCTTTTGGTCCTTTAATTGTGGCCTCAACACCCAAAGGTGTTTGTTATATGGCATTCGAAAATGATGAAGAAAAAGCATTAAGGGATCTCGTTGCAAAATTTCCTAATGCGGTTTTTGAAAGAAAATTAGACCTGCTGCAACAAAATGCCTTATTCATTTTCCAGGATGACTGGAGCAAACTTAGCCAGGTTAAATTGCACCTGAAAGGAACGGCTTTTCAAATAAAAGTCTGGGAAAGTTTATTAAAGATCCCAATGGGAAGACTGTCCACCTACGGTAGCCTTGCGGCTGCGATGGGTAGCCCGAATGCTTCAAGAGCGGTAGGTACTGCAATAGGAAGTAATCCTGTAGCTTTTTTAATTCCCTGTCATCGCGTCATTCAGTCAACCGGTACTTTTGGTGGCTATATGTGGGGGCCAACGCGAAAAGCTGCCATTATCGGCTGGGAAGGTGCACACACTCAATCCAATATTGCAACACTATGA
- a CDS encoding 2OG-Fe(II) oxygenase gives MKTIEQKIAATEWPAVTEAMHHKGYSIIPRLLSDEQCEELKASYDRPDLYRKTVVMERYRFGLGEYKYFNYPLPGLIETIRTTIYPHLATIANSWFKALNMDIQFPLQHVELLKQCHINNQEKATVLILKYGAGGFNTLHQDLYSDIYFPIQVVLMLNEPGTDFTGGELVLTQQVPRAQSKAIVLQPGKGDAVIFTTNFKPEKGAKGYYRVNMKHGVSEVKSGKRHTLGIIFHDASS, from the coding sequence ATGAAAACAATTGAGCAGAAAATAGCAGCGACGGAATGGCCGGCGGTTACAGAAGCCATGCATCACAAGGGGTATTCGATCATTCCCAGGCTGTTGTCGGATGAGCAATGTGAGGAGTTGAAAGCCAGCTACGATCGCCCTGATCTGTATCGCAAAACGGTGGTGATGGAACGTTATCGTTTTGGACTGGGTGAGTATAAGTATTTTAACTACCCGTTGCCCGGGTTGATTGAGACAATAAGAACAACCATTTATCCTCATTTGGCAACAATTGCCAATTCATGGTTTAAGGCTTTGAATATGGATATACAGTTTCCGTTACAGCATGTTGAACTATTGAAGCAATGCCATATCAACAACCAGGAAAAGGCCACTGTTTTAATTTTAAAGTATGGCGCAGGCGGTTTTAACACGCTGCATCAGGATCTGTACAGCGATATCTATTTTCCCATACAGGTGGTTTTGATGCTGAACGAGCCTGGAACTGATTTTACCGGTGGTGAATTGGTATTAACACAGCAGGTTCCAAGAGCGCAGTCCAAAGCAATCGTTCTTCAGCCGGGAAAAGGCGATGCAGTGATCTTTACCACTAATTTTAAACCAGAGAAAGGGGCAAAGGGCTATTACCGGGTGAATATGAAACATGGTGTAAGCGAAGTGAAATCCGGGAAAAGGCATACGCTGGGTATTATTTTTCATGATGCATCAAGTTAA
- a CDS encoding Ada metal-binding domain-containing protein, with amino-acid sequence MIRHAAISDSALRSWIRSGKISWGGHQQLKIYGVLNCTTGKKMKRTNRVFFASEQEALRNGYRPCGHCMRAAYKKWKYGSL; translated from the coding sequence ATGATACGGCATGCAGCCATTTCAGATAGTGCCCTGAGAAGCTGGATACGCAGTGGAAAGATAAGCTGGGGCGGCCATCAGCAACTGAAAATATATGGTGTATTAAACTGTACTACCGGCAAAAAAATGAAAAGAACGAACAGGGTATTCTTTGCATCTGAACAGGAAGCCCTGCGAAATGGTTACCGGCCCTGCGGACATTGCATGAGAGCGGCCTACAAAAAATGGAAATATGGATCTCTTTAA
- a CDS encoding alpha-ketoglutarate-dependent dioxygenase AlkB family protein yields MDLFNQTTNKDKNWLPFDGTVNYYGKLLSKIEADFYLERLLNTIEWRNDEAVIFGKKIITKRKVAWYGNKPYEYTYSNTTKRALPWTEELMALKALIEKETGETFNSCLLNLYHNGEEGMAWHSDAETDLKKDGAIASFSLGAERKFAFKHKQTKEKIEMVLEHGSLLIMKDTTQTFWWHRLPPSKKITRPRVNLTFRTIVSSE; encoded by the coding sequence ATGGATCTCTTTAATCAAACAACCAATAAGGATAAGAACTGGCTTCCGTTCGATGGAACGGTTAATTATTATGGAAAACTATTGTCGAAAATAGAGGCAGATTTTTACCTGGAAAGGCTGTTAAATACCATTGAATGGCGAAACGATGAAGCCGTTATTTTTGGCAAAAAGATTATCACCAAAAGAAAAGTGGCCTGGTATGGCAACAAACCCTACGAGTATACCTACTCTAATACAACCAAGCGGGCCTTGCCCTGGACCGAAGAGTTGATGGCATTAAAAGCTTTGATTGAAAAAGAAACCGGCGAAACTTTTAATTCCTGCCTGCTCAATTTGTATCATAACGGAGAGGAAGGAATGGCCTGGCACAGCGATGCAGAAACGGATCTGAAAAAGGATGGCGCCATAGCATCCTTTAGTTTGGGGGCAGAAAGAAAATTTGCTTTCAAGCATAAACAAACCAAAGAGAAAATAGAAATGGTGTTAGAGCATGGCAGCTTGTTGATCATGAAAGATACCACGCAAACCTTTTGGTGGCACCGCTTGCCACCCAGTAAAAAAATAACCAGGCCCCGGGTTAATCTCACATTCAGAACCATTGTAAGCAGTGAATAA
- a CDS encoding alpha/beta hydrolase, with product MKSVYYCLLLSLVVLAACSDTSAQPDPVPVHETFFIESKNVKEKRTINVWTPPGYSVVTDSFAVVYMPDGGVKEDFPHIANTLAELIAAQKIPAVILVGIENTQRRRDMSGPTQIKKDKEIAPVVGGSAAFRTFVKDELFREVDKRYRTTGKKTIIGESLAGLFVVETFFQHPELFDGYIAIDPSLWWNDHQLVKNAKNYLSTMPESKRLWFAGSQAKDISRYTQQLSGILETTGVKDLQWHYSDEPKEQHQTIFRAVKEKALIWTLSK from the coding sequence ATGAAATCTGTTTATTATTGTTTGTTGTTATCGTTAGTGGTTCTCGCAGCTTGTTCCGATACTTCCGCCCAGCCGGATCCTGTACCGGTGCATGAGACCTTTTTTATAGAATCAAAAAATGTAAAAGAAAAAAGAACCATCAATGTATGGACACCGCCCGGCTATTCGGTGGTAACTGACTCTTTCGCTGTTGTATACATGCCCGATGGCGGAGTGAAAGAAGACTTCCCACATATAGCAAATACACTGGCCGAATTGATTGCTGCCCAAAAAATTCCGGCAGTGATACTGGTCGGTATAGAAAACACACAACGCCGCAGAGATATGTCGGGACCTACACAGATAAAAAAGGATAAAGAGATCGCTCCCGTAGTCGGAGGTTCGGCCGCATTCAGAACTTTCGTAAAAGACGAACTTTTTCGGGAAGTTGATAAACGATATCGTACTACCGGCAAAAAAACTATTATAGGGGAGTCTTTGGCCGGGCTATTTGTTGTGGAAACCTTTTTTCAGCATCCCGAACTATTTGATGGATATATAGCAATAGATCCATCCTTGTGGTGGAATGATCATCAGTTGGTAAAAAATGCAAAGAACTATTTGTCAACCATGCCCGAAAGTAAGCGGCTTTGGTTTGCCGGATCACAGGCAAAAGATATTTCCCGTTATACCCAACAGCTATCAGGCATATTGGAAACCACCGGGGTTAAGGATCTTCAATGGCACTATTCAGATGAGCCAAAAGAACAGCATCAGACCATCTTTAGGGCGGTTAAAGAAAAAGCGTTGATATGGACCCTGAGTAAATGA
- a CDS encoding glycoside hydrolase family 2 protein produces MKVLHSKRRNLEIIFSSVFCLMLMLCSNAVMAKDPVPQRKYNFNSDWLFKLGDTPEAKETSYKDEEWKRVTLPAAWNEDDAFKKDIVDLSTGIVWYRKHFKLPVSAKGLKIFIEFEGIRQAGDFFVNGKAVGFHENGVTAFGFDITDLVHFDGQDNIIAARIDNDWNYRERATNSKYQWEDRNFNANYGGIIRNVFLHVTPRLYQTLSLYSNLKTTGVYIYANDFDIKEKAATINASSEVKNETQQAQQVGYKVELFDLDGKLVKSFTGDRTAIQPGETKTLGAKARVAGLNFWSWGYGYLYEVKTSLLINDQPVDVVTTKTGFRKTAFKDGMIYLNDRVIMVHGYAQRTSNEWPALGTSVPAWMSDYSNGLMVESGGNLVRWMHISPSKQDVESCDRVGLIQAMPAGDAEKDVEGTRWDQRVAVMHDAIIYNRNNPSIIFYECGNESISEPHMAQMKALRDRLDPFGGRAIGSREMLDSKVAEYGGEMLYTNKSAHIPMWAMEYSRDEGSRKYWDEWTPPFHKDGEGPLHNGQSAATYNRNMESHALENVKRWYEFWKERPGTGKRVSSGGVNIVWSETNTHHRGEENYRRSGEVDAMRIKKQNYYAHEVMWDGWVVPESYRAHIVGHWNYKPGITKDMYVISSAAKVELKVNGKSLGYGTLSDGFIFTFKNVEWKPGIITAIGYDKNNKQVCTTQIETAGAPVALKLTEIRRPTPFLADGNDVSIVEVEVVDAKGRRCPTALNMIHYTLDGPGEWRGGMAMGPDNYVLAKTFPVEGGVNRFMIRSTTTPGAIRVKAKADGLKEASIQLTTRSVKTENGLSQIIPGAGLPSVLTRGATPATPSYAVSRKALSVKSAIAGANTEKAGQSYDDNELSDWVNDGKLSTAWIEYELEQAAIVDEIALKLNNFRSRTYPLIITVDGKEAFNGTTRPTLGYYTIHCKPVKGKKIRIGLSTNAATGLGFGEVEVGGKKLDDGVARDDAKAKGALSIIEAEFYERIK; encoded by the coding sequence ATGAAAGTCTTACACTCCAAGAGACGGAACCTGGAAATAATATTCAGTAGTGTTTTCTGTTTAATGCTGATGCTGTGCAGTAATGCTGTCATGGCAAAGGACCCGGTACCACAACGTAAATACAATTTCAATAGCGACTGGCTTTTCAAATTGGGAGATACTCCTGAAGCCAAAGAGACGAGCTATAAAGATGAAGAGTGGAAACGGGTTACACTGCCGGCTGCCTGGAATGAAGATGATGCTTTTAAAAAGGATATTGTGGACCTGTCAACAGGTATCGTTTGGTACCGAAAACATTTTAAATTGCCGGTTTCGGCGAAAGGACTAAAAATCTTTATTGAGTTTGAAGGTATACGCCAGGCTGGCGACTTCTTTGTAAACGGCAAGGCTGTTGGCTTTCATGAGAATGGGGTAACTGCTTTTGGTTTTGATATCACCGACCTGGTGCATTTTGATGGACAGGATAATATCATTGCAGCGCGTATTGATAATGACTGGAACTATCGCGAAAGAGCTACCAACAGTAAGTACCAGTGGGAGGACAGGAATTTTAATGCCAACTACGGGGGTATTATCCGTAATGTGTTCCTGCACGTTACACCCCGATTGTATCAAACCTTATCACTCTATTCCAATCTCAAAACAACGGGTGTTTATATTTATGCCAATGACTTTGACATCAAAGAAAAAGCGGCAACCATCAATGCTTCTTCAGAAGTTAAAAATGAAACACAACAGGCACAGCAGGTAGGGTATAAGGTAGAGTTGTTTGACCTGGATGGGAAATTAGTTAAATCCTTTACGGGTGACAGGACAGCTATACAGCCGGGTGAAACCAAAACCCTGGGCGCTAAGGCTCGTGTAGCAGGACTTAACTTCTGGAGCTGGGGATACGGCTATTTGTATGAAGTGAAAACATCCTTACTGATCAACGATCAGCCGGTAGATGTAGTAACTACTAAAACAGGTTTCCGGAAAACTGCTTTTAAAGATGGCATGATCTATCTCAATGACCGGGTGATAATGGTGCATGGCTATGCGCAAAGAACTTCCAACGAATGGCCTGCTTTAGGTACTTCTGTTCCTGCCTGGATGAGCGATTATAGTAACGGGCTAATGGTTGAAAGTGGTGGAAACCTGGTACGCTGGATGCATATTTCACCTTCCAAACAAGACGTGGAAAGCTGCGACAGGGTGGGGCTGATACAGGCTATGCCTGCGGGCGATGCGGAAAAAGATGTGGAAGGTACGCGATGGGATCAGCGCGTGGCGGTTATGCATGATGCTATTATTTACAATCGTAATAACCCGAGTATTATTTTTTACGAATGTGGTAATGAAAGCATCAGCGAGCCACACATGGCGCAAATGAAAGCGCTGCGTGATCGCCTGGATCCTTTTGGTGGCAGAGCTATTGGCAGTCGTGAAATGCTGGATAGCAAGGTTGCCGAATATGGCGGTGAAATGTTATATACCAACAAAAGTGCGCATATACCCATGTGGGCGATGGAGTATTCCCGTGATGAAGGCTCCCGTAAATACTGGGACGAATGGACGCCGCCTTTTCATAAGGATGGCGAAGGGCCCTTACATAACGGACAAAGTGCTGCCACTTACAACAGGAATATGGAGAGCCATGCCCTGGAAAATGTAAAACGCTGGTACGAGTTCTGGAAAGAACGTCCGGGTACGGGTAAAAGAGTTAGCAGCGGGGGCGTTAACATTGTTTGGTCAGAGACCAACACGCATCATCGTGGGGAGGAGAACTATCGGCGCAGTGGTGAAGTAGATGCTATGCGTATTAAAAAGCAAAACTATTATGCACATGAAGTGATGTGGGATGGCTGGGTAGTGCCTGAAAGCTATCGTGCGCATATTGTAGGGCATTGGAATTACAAGCCGGGAATAACCAAAGATATGTACGTAATTTCCTCCGCAGCAAAGGTTGAACTGAAGGTGAACGGTAAATCATTAGGTTATGGCACATTGAGCGATGGATTCATTTTTACTTTTAAAAATGTAGAATGGAAACCGGGGATCATTACGGCAATAGGATACGATAAGAATAATAAACAGGTATGTACCACACAAATAGAAACTGCCGGTGCACCGGTAGCCTTAAAGCTCACAGAAATAAGGCGCCCCACGCCCTTCCTGGCTGATGGTAATGACGTTTCTATTGTTGAAGTAGAAGTAGTAGATGCTAAGGGCAGACGTTGTCCGACAGCTTTGAACATGATTCATTATACATTAGATGGCCCGGGTGAATGGCGTGGCGGTATGGCTATGGGACCAGATAATTATGTATTAGCTAAAACTTTCCCGGTAGAAGGGGGTGTGAACCGGTTTATGATCCGCTCTACCACTACTCCGGGAGCTATCAGGGTAAAAGCCAAAGCGGATGGATTGAAAGAGGCTTCTATACAATTAACAACCCGTTCCGTGAAAACAGAAAATGGATTGAGTCAAATAATACCCGGGGCCGGATTGCCATCTGTGCTCACCCGCGGCGCTACGCCTGCTACACCTTCTTATGCGGTGAGCCGTAAGGCATTGAGTGTGAAATCGGCAATTGCAGGTGCTAACACTGAAAAAGCTGGCCAGAGCTATGATGATAATGAATTAAGTGATTGGGTAAACGATGGTAAGCTGTCCACTGCCTGGATCGAGTATGAACTCGAGCAAGCGGCAATAGTAGATGAGATCGCATTGAAATTAAATAATTTCCGTTCCAGAACCTACCCTTTAATTATTACAGTTGATGGAAAAGAAGCGTTCAATGGTACTACTAGGCCTACACTCGGATACTACACCATCCATTGTAAGCCGGTTAAAGGTAAAAAGATCCGCATCGGGCTGTCTACCAACGCGGCTACTGGTCTGGGCTTCGGCGAAGTGGAAGTAGGCGGTAAAAAGCTGGATGATGGCGTAGCCCGGGACGATGCCAAAGCCAAAGGAGCTTTGAGTATTATTGAAGCAGAATTTTATGAGCGTATCAAATAA